A stretch of the Campylobacter sp. 19-13652 genome encodes the following:
- a CDS encoding LapD/MoxY N-terminal periplasmic domain-containing protein: MTLFKQMMIAVGSFVLLIFVAVAYLNFNSLNSYINAQLGTNARHTANSMGLAIKSVAEFQDPSAIETIINSMFDSGYYQMIRFDDIDGKTVAESKQLPVIDGIPSWFISFAKFEAPVESSEIMSGWSKFGTLYVQSNPGLAYYELYTNMKDVFYTLLIMMAVALVATYLGLKIILAPLARVQDQAEAILDNKFIIQEKIPFTTDMRQMVLAMNSMVSKVKDVFEREAKTLDKYQELLYKDSMSGLYNRRYFQTKFSEYASSEEYSSGVMLLVSFKELINLKKTLGFEKWQSLVLKIAEMLNNASSESKYSATLCRLNENDFALLIPSASAESLQGLAAGIMKRTAAMFGTFGIGDGECEANAVIVDYKHGGDLKTLLTTADVTLASARAAGNYEYRTYKDGSNTLILGKEQYKDLIINSMKNDKFKFASQKVISEDGSFTQEELYLRLVDDEGRWQMAGYFMPMVNELDFGRELDIYVLERVAKMVLNGAFASIPVAVNLGKDLLVSTDALNKLDVILKQLSLTKHKIYIEIPNKDDISLQNIEVLDKKLKENSLGFGIDHFGLDAKSIDKLKVISPDYVKIQAANLIDFFSDNTTEHTKRSLDVILESKGIKLVAIGVENEEQKQKLISFGISIMQGNYIDNTKNVG; this comes from the coding sequence ATGACACTTTTTAAACAGATGATGATAGCTGTTGGTAGCTTTGTTTTGCTTATTTTTGTTGCTGTTGCTTATTTAAATTTTAACAGCTTAAATAGCTACATAAACGCTCAGCTAGGCACAAATGCTCGGCACACGGCAAATTCAATGGGCTTGGCGATAAAATCAGTTGCTGAGTTTCAAGACCCCTCAGCCATAGAGACTATAATAAATTCCATGTTTGACAGCGGATATTATCAGATGATACGCTTTGATGATATAGACGGCAAAACCGTCGCCGAGAGCAAGCAGCTACCAGTCATAGATGGTATACCGTCGTGGTTTATAAGTTTTGCTAAATTTGAAGCACCAGTGGAGAGCAGCGAGATAATGAGCGGCTGGAGCAAGTTTGGTACGCTTTATGTACAGAGTAATCCAGGGCTTGCATATTATGAGCTTTATACAAATATGAAGGACGTTTTTTATACGCTTTTAATAATGATGGCAGTTGCGCTTGTTGCTACATATTTAGGCTTAAAAATCATTTTAGCACCCCTTGCTAGAGTACAAGACCAAGCGGAGGCCATACTCGATAATAAATTTATAATACAGGAAAAAATTCCATTTACTACCGATATGCGCCAGATGGTTTTGGCTATGAATTCCATGGTTAGTAAAGTAAAAGATGTCTTTGAAAGAGAGGCAAAAACGCTTGATAAATATCAGGAATTGCTTTATAAAGATAGCATGAGCGGGCTTTATAATCGTAGATATTTTCAGACTAAATTTAGCGAATATGCATCAAGTGAGGAGTATTCAAGCGGAGTTATGTTGCTTGTTAGCTTTAAAGAGCTTATAAATTTAAAAAAGACTTTGGGTTTTGAAAAATGGCAAAGTCTCGTGCTAAAAATCGCTGAAATGCTAAATAATGCAAGTAGTGAGAGTAAGTATAGTGCCACTCTTTGTCGTCTAAATGAAAATGACTTTGCCCTTCTTATTCCGAGTGCTAGCGCAGAGAGCTTGCAAGGGCTTGCGGCTGGGATTATGAAGCGAACTGCTGCTATGTTTGGTACCTTTGGTATCGGTGATGGAGAATGTGAGGCAAATGCCGTTATAGTTGATTATAAGCACGGAGGGGATTTAAAGACGCTTTTAACAACTGCCGATGTTACGCTAGCATCTGCTAGGGCGGCTGGAAATTATGAATACCGAACTTATAAAGACGGCTCAAACACCCTAATTCTAGGCAAAGAGCAGTATAAAGATTTAATTATAAATTCAATGAAAAATGATAAGTTTAAATTTGCGTCTCAAAAAGTCATTTCTGAAGATGGTAGCTTTACCCAAGAGGAGCTTTATTTACGCCTTGTCGATGATGAGGGCAGATGGCAAATGGCTGGATATTTTATGCCTATGGTAAATGAGCTTGATTTTGGTAGGGAGCTTGATATTTACGTACTTGAGCGTGTTGCAAAGATGGTCTTAAATGGCGCTTTTGCAAGTATTCCTGTAGCGGTTAATCTGGGCAAAGATTTGCTTGTTTCTACGGATGCTTTAAATAAACTTGATGTAATTCTTAAGCAGCTTAGCCTTACGAAGCATAAAATTTATATAGAAATACCAAATAAGGACGATATAAGCTTGCAAAACATTGAAGTTTTGGATAAAAAACTAAAAGAAAACTCATTGGGATTTGGGATTGACCACTTTGGACTAGATGCCAAAAGCATAGATAAACTTAAGGTCATAAGCCCTGATTATGTCAAAATCCAAGCCGCAAATTTAATCGATTTCTTTAGCGATAACACCACAGAACATACTAAGCGCTCATTAGACGTTATACTTGAGTCAAAGGGCATCAAGCTTGTTGCAATAGGAGTTGAAAACGAGGAGCAAAAGCAAAAACTCATCAGCTTTGGCATAAGTATCATGCAGGGCAATTACATAGACAACACTAAAAACGTAGGGTAA
- a CDS encoding type I secretion system permease/ATPase: MQDNVKKDQLLECLVIFTKLHNNPYSADALTTGLPVKDGEEVELFSLNSKKSLFTRAAQRAGFASTLVKKSLKDISPLVLPCILMLKGKRACILQSISDDHKYATIITPDIPTGSSKIELESLEGEYIGYAYYLKREFVPDESNSNSMHLIDGGKEHWFWGTLNRSKKIYIDVLLASFIINLFVLASPLFTMNVYDRVVPNNAVETLWVLAIGVAAVYIIDLFMKFIRSYFLEMAGKKSDIIMSSLLFERVLDMQLSNRPKSIGSFAQNLKEFDTVRGFFSSVSIAAIVDLPFTVIFLLTVYFIAGYIVWVPIVIMLIILCYALFLKDPLQKSIAQTYEASAIKNGILIESLNALETIKTLGASGRAQWSWEEATGEIANRSIKSKILTSSIGTITAFLIQLNTVFVVVLGVYMIKNTELTMGGLIAAVILSSRAIAPIGQCAALMSNFEQTKAAYESLNKIMNMPVERPDGKKFVRRNKFEGKIQFKNVFFTYPESSTNSIDGISFTINPGEKVGIIGRNGSGKTTIEKLILGLYKPTDGAVLIDGIDINQIDPADLRKNIGYVPQDIVLFKGTVRENIVYRAPWVDDMQIIKAAKISGVDDFVNIHPLGFDMPVGERGDGISGGQRQSIAVARAFLLDSSIVLLDEPTNSLDSTAEAKLTRNIKDSTSNHTLILITHKMGLLELVDRLIVVDNGKIVLDGPKQVVLDKLSGK; this comes from the coding sequence ATGCAAGATAATGTTAAAAAAGATCAGCTTCTTGAGTGCTTGGTTATTTTTACCAAGCTTCACAATAATCCTTACAGCGCCGATGCACTTACAACGGGCTTGCCTGTTAAAGATGGTGAGGAGGTAGAGCTATTTTCGCTAAATAGCAAAAAATCCCTATTCACTCGTGCAGCCCAAAGAGCAGGCTTTGCTTCGACTTTGGTAAAAAAGAGCTTAAAGGATATATCTCCACTTGTTCTACCTTGCATTTTGATGCTAAAAGGAAAGAGGGCTTGCATACTCCAAAGTATTAGCGACGACCATAAATACGCCACTATTATAACCCCAGACATCCCAACTGGCTCGAGTAAAATAGAGCTAGAAAGTTTAGAGGGTGAGTATATAGGTTATGCTTATTATCTAAAGAGGGAATTTGTCCCAGATGAGAGCAATTCAAATAGTATGCACCTTATTGATGGTGGCAAGGAGCATTGGTTTTGGGGGACACTAAATCGCTCCAAAAAGATATATATTGACGTTTTGCTTGCAAGCTTTATTATAAATTTATTTGTGCTTGCCAGCCCACTTTTTACCATGAATGTCTATGACCGCGTTGTGCCAAATAACGCAGTTGAGACGCTTTGGGTGCTTGCTATTGGCGTGGCGGCGGTTTATATAATTGACCTATTTATGAAATTTATCCGCTCTTATTTTTTAGAGATGGCAGGCAAAAAATCAGATATTATAATGAGCTCGCTTTTATTTGAGCGCGTGCTTGATATGCAACTATCAAATAGACCAAAATCTATCGGAAGTTTTGCTCAAAATTTGAAAGAATTTGACACTGTGCGAGGCTTTTTTAGCTCGGTTTCCATCGCCGCTATTGTTGATTTGCCATTTACTGTAATTTTTCTTTTGACGGTTTATTTTATAGCAGGCTATATAGTTTGGGTACCGATAGTTATTATGTTAATTATTCTTTGCTATGCCCTGTTTTTAAAAGATCCGCTTCAAAAATCTATAGCCCAGACTTACGAAGCTTCAGCTATTAAAAATGGAATCTTAATAGAAAGCTTAAATGCACTTGAAACGATTAAAACTTTAGGAGCGAGTGGACGTGCGCAGTGGAGCTGGGAGGAGGCGACTGGTGAGATAGCAAACCGTAGTATAAAATCAAAAATCCTAACAAGCTCAATAGGCACTATAACGGCCTTTTTAATCCAGCTAAATACCGTATTTGTCGTAGTCCTTGGCGTATATATGATAAAAAATACTGAGCTTACCATGGGTGGGCTAATAGCAGCCGTTATCCTTTCATCTCGTGCTATTGCGCCTATTGGACAGTGCGCTGCTCTTATGTCAAATTTTGAGCAGACTAAGGCGGCTTATGAGAGCTTAAATAAGATTATGAATATGCCTGTGGAAAGACCGGATGGGAAAAAATTTGTCCGCCGTAATAAATTTGAGGGTAAAATCCAGTTTAAAAATGTCTTTTTTACATATCCAGAAAGCAGTACAAATTCAATTGACGGTATTAGTTTTACTATAAATCCTGGCGAAAAAGTAGGCATCATAGGGCGAAACGGAAGTGGTAAAACAACGATAGAAAAGCTGATTTTAGGACTTTATAAGCCAACAGATGGTGCGGTGCTAATAGACGGTATAGATATAAATCAAATCGACCCAGCCGACCTGCGTAAAAATATAGGCTACGTGCCACAAGATATAGTTTTATTTAAAGGCACTGTGCGGGAGAATATAGTCTACCGCGCGCCTTGGGTTGATGATATGCAAATTATTAAGGCCGCTAAGATTAGTGGAGTAGACGATTTTGTTAATATTCACCCACTGGGCTTTGATATGCCAGTTGGCGAAAGGGGTGACGGCATCAGCGGCGGCCAGCGTCAAAGTATCGCCGTGGCTAGAGCGTTTTTACTAGATAGCAGTATAGTGCTGCTTGATGAGCCAACAAATTCATTAGACAGTACAGCCGAGGCAAAGCTAACTAGAAATATTAAAGATAGCACGTCAAATCATACTCTCATTCTCATAACTCATAAAATGGGACTTCTTGAGCTTGTTGATAGGCTTATAGTAGTCGATAATGGCAAGATCGTGCTAGATGGTCCAAAACAAGTTGTATTAGATAAACTCTCTGGAAAGTGA
- a CDS encoding HlyD family type I secretion periplasmic adaptor subunit: protein MQENQENLNSTNAPKEEANPQPKEPVSKDEAKELSKEIGERIKFIRTNVQKKEYDANDLRFMSSLSEAVLAKSSSASRKILYVIFLAIAWLLIWANFAEIDEITRGQGSIVPSGKNQVVQNLEGGIVQEILVKEGDVVKKGQILIRIDNKSFESSFGESEVRQNELEAKFARLKAESNGEAFELGENPNDAMLHEKSLYDSNQAQLAQQENIVKEQIRQKEIELNELNSKINQLKSAYALVVKEKNITEPLFKKGLVSEVEFLQLQRKLSDLKGDLDSSIVSIPRAQAAIAEAKNKLSEVKLDFTNKAKKEFNEVSAELGRLRQQKIGIEDRVDRTLVRSPVNGVVSKLYIHTVSGVIKPGENIAEIVPLEDNLIAEVKVKPSDVAFLRQGLPAMVKVTAYDFSIYGGLEGEVEQISADTETDERGNSWYLVRIKTYKNHLGTDARPLRIIVGMVVSADIITGKKSVLDYLLKPILKVKQAALRER, encoded by the coding sequence ATGCAAGAAAATCAAGAAAATTTAAATAGCACTAATGCTCCAAAAGAGGAGGCAAATCCTCAGCCAAAAGAGCCAGTCTCAAAAGACGAAGCAAAAGAGCTTAGTAAAGAGATAGGAGAGCGTATAAAATTTATAAGAACAAATGTCCAAAAAAAAGAGTATGATGCAAACGATCTGCGCTTTATGTCAAGCCTTTCTGAGGCCGTGCTTGCTAAATCCTCGTCGGCCTCAAGAAAGATACTTTATGTTATCTTTTTGGCGATTGCATGGCTTTTGATTTGGGCGAATTTTGCCGAGATTGATGAGATAACAAGAGGGCAGGGCAGCATCGTGCCATCTGGCAAAAATCAAGTCGTACAAAACCTAGAAGGCGGTATTGTCCAAGAGATTTTGGTTAAAGAGGGTGATGTAGTTAAAAAAGGACAAATTTTAATACGCATTGACAATAAAAGCTTTGAGTCAAGCTTTGGTGAGAGTGAGGTGCGTCAAAATGAACTTGAGGCTAAATTTGCAAGATTAAAAGCTGAGTCAAACGGCGAGGCTTTTGAGCTGGGCGAAAATCCAAATGACGCCATGCTTCATGAAAAAAGCCTTTATGATAGCAACCAAGCGCAGCTTGCACAGCAAGAAAATATAGTAAAAGAGCAAATTCGTCAAAAAGAGATAGAGCTTAATGAGCTAAATAGCAAAATAAACCAGCTAAAAAGCGCATACGCTCTTGTGGTTAAGGAGAAAAATATCACTGAGCCCCTGTTTAAAAAGGGGCTTGTAAGCGAGGTGGAATTCTTGCAGTTGCAAAGAAAGCTGTCTGATTTAAAGGGCGACTTAGACTCTTCTATTGTTTCAATTCCTAGGGCTCAAGCTGCCATAGCAGAGGCAAAAAATAAGCTAAGCGAGGTAAAGCTTGATTTTACAAACAAAGCAAAGAAAGAATTTAATGAAGTCTCAGCGGAGCTAGGGCGTTTGCGCCAGCAAAAAATCGGCATAGAGGATAGGGTTGATAGGACGTTGGTTCGCTCTCCTGTTAATGGCGTGGTAAGCAAGCTTTATATTCACACGGTATCAGGCGTTATAAAGCCAGGTGAAAATATAGCCGAGATAGTCCCACTTGAGGATAATCTAATAGCCGAAGTTAAGGTAAAGCCTTCAGATGTGGCTTTTTTAAGGCAGGGCTTGCCAGCTATGGTAAAGGTAACGGCATATGATTTTAGTATATATGGCGGTCTTGAGGGCGAAGTGGAGCAAATAAGTGCTGATACTGAGACTGATGAGCGCGGTAATAGCTGGTATTTGGTTAGGATTAAGACTTATAAAAATCACCTAGGCACCGACGCCAGACCGCTTCGTATTATAGTTGGTATGGTCGTTAGTGCAGATATTATTACGGGCAAAAAATCTGTACTTGATTATCTACTTAAGCCTATATTAAAAGTAAAGCAAGCTGCGCTTAGAGAGAGATGA
- a CDS encoding response regulator transcription factor, producing MQILLVSTKKQILKHLNEILNNQAQECRDMSMLELAIFKAAKDNSIICMDVSSMGDDAIDTIEHYLAQYPTLRILALSQNPNLMEGSKLLEVGVKGYVNSRLYDTHLKDAIKAISDGNVWVYPEFIYSMVKMVSKKTNPQKTNLDILTPKEKDVANLVLDGLSNKQIAQTTGVSERTVKAHISSIYSKFNVKDRIGFVIAMEDKG from the coding sequence ATGCAAATTTTACTTGTTTCAACCAAAAAGCAGATTTTAAAGCACCTTAATGAAATATTAAACAATCAAGCTCAAGAGTGCAGAGATATGTCTATGCTCGAACTCGCAATCTTTAAAGCGGCAAAAGACAACTCTATAATATGTATGGATGTTTCAAGTATGGGAGATGATGCTATTGATACTATTGAGCATTACCTTGCGCAATATCCCACCTTGCGTATCTTAGCGCTTTCGCAAAATCCAAATTTAATGGAAGGGTCTAAATTATTAGAAGTTGGCGTTAAAGGCTATGTTAATTCAAGGCTTTATGATACGCACTTAAAAGATGCGATAAAAGCTATTTCAGATGGTAATGTGTGGGTTTATCCTGAGTTTATATACTCAATGGTAAAAATGGTGTCAAAAAAAACAAATCCACAAAAAACCAATCTTGATATATTAACACCAAAAGAAAAAGATGTGGCAAATTTGGTGCTAGATGGGCTTAGCAATAAGCAAATAGCGCAGACAACGGGCGTTAGTGAGCGCACTGTAAAGGCTCATATCTCTAGCATTTATTCTAAATTCAATGTAAAAGATAGAATAGGTTTTGTCATAGCTATGGAGGATAAGGGCTAA
- the tuf gene encoding elongation factor Tu: MAKEKFSRNKPHVNIGTIGHVDHGKTTLTAAISAVLSRRGLAELKDYDNIDNAPEEKERGITIATSHIEYETENRHYAHVDCPGHADYVKNMITGAAQMDGAILVVSAADGPMPQTREHILLSRQVGVPYIVVFMNKADMVDDAELLELVEMEIRELLSEYDFPGDDTPIISGSALKALDEAKAGTDGEWSAKVLELMAAVDDYIPTPTRDTEKDFLMPIEDVFSISGRGTVVTGRIEKGVVKVGDTIEIVGIRPTQTTTVTGVEMFRKEMDQGEAGDNVGVLLRGTKKEDVERGMVLCKPKSITPHTKFEGEVYILTKEEGGRHTPFFNNYRPQFYVRTTDVTGSITLPEGTEMVMPGDNVRITVELIAPVALEEGTRFAIREGGRTVGSGVVTKILA, encoded by the coding sequence ATGGCTAAAGAAAAATTTTCACGAAATAAGCCACATGTAAATATAGGCACCATTGGTCACGTTGACCATGGTAAAACAACTCTAACAGCTGCTATCTCTGCTGTTCTTTCACGCCGCGGTCTAGCTGAGCTAAAAGACTACGATAATATCGACAATGCTCCAGAGGAAAAAGAGCGTGGTATTACTATCGCTACTTCACACATCGAGTATGAAACAGAAAATCGCCACTATGCACACGTTGACTGCCCTGGCCACGCTGACTATGTTAAAAACATGATTACTGGTGCTGCTCAAATGGATGGTGCTATCCTAGTTGTTTCTGCTGCTGATGGTCCAATGCCACAAACTCGTGAGCATATCCTACTATCTCGCCAAGTTGGCGTTCCATACATCGTTGTTTTCATGAACAAAGCTGATATGGTTGATGACGCTGAGCTACTTGAGCTAGTTGAGATGGAGATCCGCGAACTACTAAGCGAGTATGACTTCCCAGGCGATGACACTCCTATTATTTCTGGTTCTGCGCTTAAAGCTCTTGATGAAGCTAAAGCTGGTACAGACGGCGAGTGGTCTGCTAAGGTTCTTGAGCTTATGGCTGCTGTTGATGATTATATCCCAACTCCAACTCGTGATACTGAAAAAGACTTCCTAATGCCAATTGAGGACGTATTCTCAATCTCTGGACGTGGAACCGTTGTTACAGGTAGAATCGAAAAGGGTGTTGTAAAAGTAGGTGATACAATCGAAATCGTAGGTATCCGCCCAACTCAAACAACAACCGTAACTGGCGTTGAAATGTTCCGCAAAGAGATGGATCAAGGCGAAGCTGGCGATAACGTAGGTGTATTGCTACGTGGTACTAAGAAAGAAGACGTTGAGCGTGGTATGGTTTTATGTAAGCCAAAATCAATCACTCCTCACACTAAATTTGAGGGCGAAGTTTATATCCTAACAAAAGAAGAGGGTGGACGCCATACCCCATTCTTTAACAACTATAGACCACAATTTTACGTAAGAACAACTGACGTTACAGGCTCAATCACTCTACCAGAAGGTACAGAGATGGTTATGCCAGGCGATAACGTAAGAATCACTGTTGAGCTAATCGCTCCAGTTGCTCTTGAAGAAGGAACACGTTTTGCGATCCGTGAGGGTGGTAGAACTGTTGGTTCAGGTGTTGTTACTAAAATACTTGCATAA
- the rpmG gene encoding 50S ribosomal protein L33: protein MRIKVGLKCAECGDINYTTTKNSKTMTEKIELKKYCPRLKKHTIHKEVKLKS from the coding sequence ATGAGAATTAAAGTTGGTTTAAAATGTGCTGAATGCGGTGATATAAACTATACAACAACAAAAAATAGCAAAACTATGACAGAAAAAATAGAGTTAAAAAAATACTGTCCTAGACTTAAAAAACATACTATTCATAAAGAAGTTAAACTAAAGAGCTAG
- the secE gene encoding preprotein translocase subunit SecE has product MEKIMNYFKLSKLELSKVIFPTKEQVRNAFITVFVVVAVVSLFLAIVDALMSFSLSKLI; this is encoded by the coding sequence ATGGAAAAGATAATGAACTATTTTAAGCTTTCAAAACTTGAGCTATCAAAGGTTATATTTCCTACTAAAGAGCAAGTTAGAAACGCTTTTATAACAGTCTTTGTCGTGGTGGCAGTTGTATCTCTATTTTTAGCAATAGTAGATGCTCTTATGTCGTTTTCACTATCTAAGTTGATATAA
- the nusG gene encoding transcription termination/antitermination protein NusG has product MAHKWYAIQTYAGSEMAVKRAIENLVKDQGIEEQLKEVIVPTEDVIEIKNGKQKIVERTLYPGYAFAHLELDVALWHKIQLLPKVSRFIGESKKPSPLTDKDINTILEKVQKRAAPKPKIYFEEGESVLITEGPFANFTGIVEEYDMVHGKLRLNVSIFGRSTPVEILYSQVEKII; this is encoded by the coding sequence ATGGCGCACAAATGGTATGCGATACAGACTTATGCTGGTAGCGAAATGGCGGTTAAAAGAGCCATAGAAAACTTAGTAAAAGATCAAGGCATTGAAGAACAGCTAAAAGAGGTCATAGTCCCTACTGAAGATGTTATAGAGATAAAAAACGGAAAACAAAAGATAGTCGAAAGGACACTCTATCCAGGGTATGCTTTCGCTCATCTTGAGCTTGATGTGGCTCTTTGGCATAAAATTCAATTATTGCCAAAGGTAAGTAGATTTATTGGTGAATCAAAAAAACCTTCACCTTTAACTGATAAAGATATTAATACAATTCTTGAAAAAGTACAAAAGCGTGCTGCTCCTAAGCCAAAAATTTATTTTGAAGAGGGTGAGAGTGTACTTATTACAGAAGGACCTTTTGCGAATTTTACTGGAATCGTAGAAGAGTATGATATGGTTCACGGAAAGCTAAGATTAAATGTTTCTATCTTTGGTAGAAGCACCCCAGTTGAGATTTTGTATTCACAAGTTGAGAAGATAATTTAA
- the rplK gene encoding 50S ribosomal protein L11 gives MAKKVIGEIKLQIAATKANPSPPVGPALGQQGVNIMEFCKAFNERTKDMAGFNIPVVITVYADRSFTFITKQPPASDLIKKAAGISKGTDNPLKNKVGKLTKAQVLEIVDKKIADLNTKDKEQAAKIIAGSARSMGVEVID, from the coding sequence ATGGCTAAAAAGGTTATAGGCGAAATCAAGTTGCAAATAGCTGCAACAAAAGCAAATCCAAGTCCACCAGTTGGTCCAGCTCTTGGTCAGCAGGGCGTAAATATAATGGAGTTTTGTAAAGCATTTAATGAAAGAACAAAAGATATGGCTGGCTTTAATATTCCAGTTGTTATCACTGTTTATGCCGATAGAAGCTTCACATTTATCACCAAACAGCCACCAGCAAGCGACCTAATTAAAAAGGCAGCTGGTATATCAAAAGGTACAGATAATCCATTAAAAAACAAAGTTGGTAAATTAACAAAAGCTCAAGTTCTTGAGATAGTTGATAAAAAAATTGCTGATTTAAACACAAAAGATAAAGAGCAAGCCGCTAAAATAATCGCTGGCTCTGCTCGTTCTATGGGTGTTGAAGTAATAGACTAA
- the rplA gene encoding 50S ribosomal protein L1 — MSKNTKRFQELLKKVDTDRIYNISEAIDTVKTLKSAKFDETVEIALKLNVDPRHADQMVRGSVVLPAGTGKKVRVAVIAKDAKADEAKAASADIVGAEDLVDDIKKGIMNFDVLIATPNLMGLVGQVGRILGPKGLMPNPKTGTVTMDVAQAVNNAKSGQVNFRVDKQGNIHAGLGKSSFSKEQLLENISTFIKAINKHKPAAAKGRYVKNAALSLTMSPSILLDTQEVMDLK; from the coding sequence ATGTCAAAAAACACTAAAAGATTTCAAGAGCTACTTAAAAAGGTAGATACAGATAGAATTTATAATATAAGCGAAGCAATAGATACGGTAAAGACTTTAAAATCAGCTAAATTTGATGAAACTGTTGAAATCGCATTAAAATTAAACGTTGATCCAAGACACGCTGATCAAATGGTGCGCGGTTCTGTGGTTTTACCAGCTGGCACAGGCAAAAAGGTGCGTGTGGCCGTTATCGCAAAAGACGCTAAAGCTGATGAAGCCAAAGCAGCTAGTGCTGATATAGTGGGCGCTGAGGATTTAGTCGATGATATTAAAAAAGGTATTATGAATTTTGATGTACTAATTGCTACACCAAATTTAATGGGTCTGGTAGGTCAAGTTGGACGTATTTTAGGACCAAAAGGCTTAATGCCAAATCCAAAAACAGGTACAGTTACAATGGATGTGGCCCAAGCTGTAAATAACGCTAAAAGTGGTCAAGTAAATTTCCGTGTCGACAAACAGGGAAATATTCATGCAGGACTTGGTAAGTCAAGTTTCTCTAAAGAGCAGCTTTTAGAAAATATCTCAACTTTTATAAAAGCCATAAATAAACACAAGCCAGCCGCTGCTAAAGGACGTTATGTCAAGAATGCGGCGCTATCTTTAACAATGAGCCCATCTATTTTATTAGATACTCAAGAAGTTATGGATCTTAAATAA
- the rplJ gene encoding 50S ribosomal protein L10 gives MTRTQKSEIIATLANEFQAASAVIVCDYRGLVTKKLEGLRDAAREAGVKVRVVKNTLANIALKQANKEGLELKDTNIYVWGEDQLAVTKVVAKFEESNAEFFKIKTGHVDGEVVSVEHIKALSKMPSRDELIAMLLQVWNAPIQNFTIGLNALKEKKEQTA, from the coding sequence GTGACTAGAACTCAAAAATCTGAAATCATAGCTACACTTGCTAATGAATTCCAAGCAGCTTCTGCAGTTATAGTTTGCGATTATCGTGGACTTGTAACAAAAAAACTTGAAGGCTTAAGAGATGCTGCTAGAGAAGCTGGTGTTAAAGTCAGAGTGGTTAAAAATACTCTTGCTAATATCGCACTTAAGCAAGCAAATAAAGAAGGTCTTGAGCTTAAAGATACAAACATTTATGTTTGGGGTGAAGATCAACTAGCTGTTACTAAGGTTGTGGCTAAATTTGAAGAGAGCAATGCCGAGTTTTTCAAAATTAAAACTGGACACGTTGATGGCGAAGTTGTTAGCGTTGAACATATCAAAGCTCTTTCAAAAATGCCAAGTCGCGACGAGCTTATTGCTATGTTGCTTCAAGTATGGAATGCGCCTATCCAAAATTTCACTATCGGATTAAATGCGCTTAAAGAGAAAAAAGAACAAACTGCATAA
- the rplL gene encoding 50S ribosomal protein L7/L12 gives MAITKEDVLEFISNLSVLELSELVKEFEEKFGVSAAPVMVAGAVAGGAAAAEEEKTEFNIVLVDSGDKKINVIKVVRALTGLGLKEAKDAVEGTPSVLKEGVSKEEAEAAKKELEEAGAKVELK, from the coding sequence ATGGCAATCACTAAAGAAGACGTATTAGAGTTTATATCTAACCTTTCAGTTCTTGAACTAAGCGAATTAGTTAAAGAATTCGAAGAAAAATTTGGCGTAAGCGCTGCTCCAGTTATGGTAGCTGGTGCTGTTGCTGGCGGTGCGGCTGCTGCTGAAGAAGAAAAGACTGAGTTTAATATCGTGCTTGTTGATTCAGGCGATAAGAAAATCAACGTTATTAAAGTTGTTCGCGCTCTTACTGGCCTTGGCCTTAAAGAGGCTAAAGACGCTGTTGAAGGTACTCCATCAGTACTTAAAGAAGGCGTTAGCAAAGAGGAAGCTGAAGCAGCTAAGAAAGAGCTTGAAGAAGCTGGTGCTAAAGTCGAGCTTAAGTAA